The Puntigrus tetrazona isolate hp1 chromosome 4, ASM1883169v1, whole genome shotgun sequence genome includes a window with the following:
- the irf10 gene encoding interferon regulatory factor 10 isoform X2, with protein sequence MRMRSKFGRNGDANDQTSTHRLMEDRSKHMRLREWLIAQIDSGKYAGLSWENEEKTMFRIPWKHAAKQDYRQNQDAALFKAWAMYKGKFQEGRDKADPSTWKTRLRCALNKSTDFQEVPERSQLDISEPYKVYRILDDTGRAAEPAGDSDCSKVLREMHLPIQDLTFGDSNKADGWSVNGRTYACPSIGTNSIPLYPSQVPITDCRLEVCLFYHGNLVQNLITTSPDGCFILQGCAPVGNERIYGPCEAKKVFFPRPDIIQLPTGISEAMARLLPHLEKGVLVWVAPDGVFIKRFCQGRVYWDGPLAENRQKPNKLERERTCKLLDMTIFMQELQNHRQGIGPEPQYTVNLCFGEEFPDPSQTKTKKLITARVIPLFAVECLRRHNAPNNVELKQSPPHRKTNE encoded by the exons ATGCGCATGAGGAGTAAATTCGGAAGAAACGGAGATGCTAATGATCAGACTTCAACCCACAG ATTGATGGAAGACAGGTCGAAGCACATGCGACTGAGAGAATGGCTCATAGCGCAGATAGACAGTGGTAAATATGCTGGACTGAGCTGggaaaatgaagagaaaaccATGTTCAGGATTCCCTGGAAACACGCGGCCAAACAGGACTACAGGCAGAACCAGGACGCCGCGCTCTTTAAG GCATGGGCCATGTACAAGGGTAAATTTCAAGAGGGCAGGGACAAAGCTGACCCCTCTACATGGAAAACGCGTCTGCGCTGTGCCCTCAACAAGAGCACAGACTTTCAGGAGGTTCCTGAGCGCAGTCAGCTGGACATCTCTGAACCCTACAAGGTCTACCGGATACTGGACGACACAGGAAGAGCTGCAG AACCTGCTGGGGACAGTGACTGTAGCAAAGTCTTGAGAGAGATGCATCTGCCCATACAG GACCTTACCTTCGGGGACTCAAACAAAGCTGATGGATGGAGTG tgaaTGGCAGGACGTATGCGTGTCCAAGTATAGGCACTAACTCCATTCCTCTATACCCTTCTCAGGTCCCCATAACTG ACTGCCGGCTGGAGGTGTGTTTGTTCTATCACGGTAACCTGGTGCAGAACCTCATCACTACGTCTCCAGACGGCTGCTTCATTCTGCAGGGCTGCGCTCCAGTTGGGAACGAGCGCATTTATGGTCCTTGTGAAGCCAAGAAGGTCTTTTTCCCCCGTCCAGACATCATACAGCTGCCCACGGGCATCTCCGAAGCCATGGCCCGTCTCCTGCCGCACCTGGAGAAAGGTGTGCTGGTGTGGGTGGCCCCAGACGGTGTGTTCATCAAGCGCTTCTGCCAGGGCAGAGTGTACTGGGACGGCCCTCTGGCAGAGAACAGGCAGAAACCAAACAAACTGGAGAGAGAGCGGACCTGCAAACTCCTGGACATGACCATCTTCATGCAAG AGTTACAGAACCATCGGCAGGGCATTGGTCCTGAGCCACAGTACACAGTCAACCTTTGCTTCGGAGAGGAGTTCCCTGACCCCAGCCAGACAAAGACCAAGAAGCTCATTACTGCACGA GTGATTCCTCTGTTTGCTGTAGAGTGTCTCCGCAGGCATAATGCACCTAATAATGTGGAGCTGAAGCAATCACCGCCACACAGGAAAACCAATGAATAA
- the zmp:0000000926 gene encoding ataxin-1 has product MNPSPDRSKECLPPKKRDSRQGSSDQPAPEDDFKPPAPFRSRRQHHSTEGHRESGDLLPPPPPTLPALPLSLPWQVSYTPSVHPSYLPVQVGQRRGSASASWREALCGRGVDGGLEHTAAHHSRWLSSDIPPISMQPLISVPMFKSVYAGESREMWSYGPGRRDYSSSLFSPHLFPQPPVYPHDTLSESRLRYQGRRPNGVEGTELVSGPSRRMPSCDERGNDNDGLHANGRRRQDNTARQTTGRGLLPQESTSAHSSPWDRDPRGTPKTPIPPSPDATGRAVTSQDHFGSSASQGGAQIFYAVGSLCQSAHHNSQKYPQLSASVSCSRRKSQHFLHSQPNSHGVETEWDPSAGSYHAPVAMLTGPDPPPSAVLPHFAKGSLIELAGGHLKRVEELKTEDFVRSADTLPEFHLSTCTILLISPGPTYGFNHLQVLLTDRNTQELLTVLAEYPFFVRDRGWSSCSPQRSAQLYGLQCRQLSTGDVCLALTPTPASPHLSHRRSEDAVVVERMPPDPAPPSPSEGQPSPSGLLSQPPRARKRRWSAPELQPGIKTSTHLPQGSKHERQQ; this is encoded by the exons ATGAATCCAAGCCCAGACCGCAGCAAGGAGTGTCTCCCCCCCAAAAAGCGGGACTCCCGACAGGGCTCATCAGATCAGCCGGCCCCAGAGGATGACTTCAAACCCCCTGCCCCTTTTCGAAGCCGAAGGCAGCACCACTCCACGGAGGGACACCGAGAGAGTGGGGATCTTCTACCACCGCCTCCGCCCACGCTGCCAGCCCTTCCTCTGTCGTTGCCTTGGCAGGTGTCCTATACTCCCTCTGTGCATCCCTCATACCTTCCGGTCCAGGTGGGACAGAGGCGGGGGTCAGCTTCGGCGTCCTGGAGAGAGGCGTTGTGTGGACGGGGTGTGGACGGAGGACTGGAGCACACTGCTGCCCATCACTCTCGTTGGCTGAGCAGCGACATCCCCCCGATTAGCATGCAACCGCTCATCTCCGTGCCCATGTTCAAAAGTGTCTACGCAGGCGAATCCAGAGAAATGTGGTCCTATGGCCCCGGTCGGCGAGACTATAGCTCGTCTCTCTTCTCACCTCACCTCTTTCCACAGCCTCCGGTTTATCCCCATGACACTCTCTCAGAAAGTAGACTCAGGTACCAAGGCAGACGGCCCAATGGTGTCGAAGGCACAGAACTTGTGTCTGGGCCTAGCAGAAGGATGCCCTCTTGCGATGAACGTGGGAATGACAATGATGGTCTGCATGCCAATGGCAGGAGAAGACAGGACAACACAGCAAGACAGACCACCGGAAGAGGCCTTCTGCCACAAGAGAGCACAAGTGCACATTCCTCACCGTGGGACAGGGACCCTCGGGGAACACCCAAAACGCCAATACCCCCCTCGCCAGATGCAACAGGAAGAGCCGTCACTTCTCAGGACCATTTCGGTAGTAGTGCCTCTCAGGGTGGGGCTCAGATCTTCTATGCTGTGGGGTCCCTTTGCCAATCTGCCCACCATAACTCTCAAAAGTACCCACAGCTTAGTGCTTCTGTGTCCTGCTCCCGGAGGAAGTCCCAGCACTTCCTGCACAGCCAACCCAACAGCCATGGGGTGGAGACAGAATGGGATCCTTCAGCAGGGTCCTATCATGCTCCTGTGGCTATGCTCACCGGCCCTGACCCACCCCCTTCTGCAGTCCTACCTCATTTTGCCAAAGGTTCTCTGATCGAGCTGGCCGGCGGCCATCTGAAGAGGGTGGAGGAACTAAAGACAGAGGATTTTGTGCGCAGTGCTGACACCTTGCCTGAGTTTCACCTGAGCACCTGCACTATTCTTTTAATCTCACCCGGACCCACATATGGCTTCAACCACTTGCAGGTCTTGCTCACAGACCGCAACACTCAG GAGCTGCTCACAGTCTTGGCAGAGTATCCGTTCTTCGTACGGGACCGCGGCTGGTCTTCTTGCAGTCCCCAGCGGAGCGCACAGCTGTATGGCCTGCAGTGCCGTCAGCTCAGCACCGGCGATGTGTGTCTGGCACTGACTCCCACACCTGCTTCACCTCACCTCAGTCACAGGCGCTCGGAGGACGCAGTGGTGGTAGAGAGGATGCCCCCTGACCCCGCACCTCCGTCTCCGTCAGAGGGACAGCCTTCTCCTTCTGGTTTACTAAGCCAGCCGCCCCGTGCCCGAAAGAGACGCTGGTCGGCCCCTGAGCTCCAGCCAGGAATTAAGACTAGCACCCATTTACCTCAAGGCTCTAAACACGAGAGACAGCAGTAA
- the irf10 gene encoding interferon regulatory factor 10 isoform X1 has translation MRMRSKFGRNGDANDQTSTHRLMEDRSKHMRLREWLIAQIDSGKYAGLSWENEEKTMFRIPWKHAAKQDYRQNQDAALFKAWAMYKGKFQEGRDKADPSTWKTRLRCALNKSTDFQEVPERSQLDISEPYKVYRILDDTGRAAEPAGDSDCSKVLREMHLPIQQDLTFGDSNKADGWSVNGRTYACPSIGTNSIPLYPSQVPITDCRLEVCLFYHGNLVQNLITTSPDGCFILQGCAPVGNERIYGPCEAKKVFFPRPDIIQLPTGISEAMARLLPHLEKGVLVWVAPDGVFIKRFCQGRVYWDGPLAENRQKPNKLERERTCKLLDMTIFMQELQNHRQGIGPEPQYTVNLCFGEEFPDPSQTKTKKLITARVIPLFAVECLRRHNAPNNVELKQSPPHRKTNE, from the exons ATGCGCATGAGGAGTAAATTCGGAAGAAACGGAGATGCTAATGATCAGACTTCAACCCACAG ATTGATGGAAGACAGGTCGAAGCACATGCGACTGAGAGAATGGCTCATAGCGCAGATAGACAGTGGTAAATATGCTGGACTGAGCTGggaaaatgaagagaaaaccATGTTCAGGATTCCCTGGAAACACGCGGCCAAACAGGACTACAGGCAGAACCAGGACGCCGCGCTCTTTAAG GCATGGGCCATGTACAAGGGTAAATTTCAAGAGGGCAGGGACAAAGCTGACCCCTCTACATGGAAAACGCGTCTGCGCTGTGCCCTCAACAAGAGCACAGACTTTCAGGAGGTTCCTGAGCGCAGTCAGCTGGACATCTCTGAACCCTACAAGGTCTACCGGATACTGGACGACACAGGAAGAGCTGCAG AACCTGCTGGGGACAGTGACTGTAGCAAAGTCTTGAGAGAGATGCATCTGCCCATACAG CAGGACCTTACCTTCGGGGACTCAAACAAAGCTGATGGATGGAGTG tgaaTGGCAGGACGTATGCGTGTCCAAGTATAGGCACTAACTCCATTCCTCTATACCCTTCTCAGGTCCCCATAACTG ACTGCCGGCTGGAGGTGTGTTTGTTCTATCACGGTAACCTGGTGCAGAACCTCATCACTACGTCTCCAGACGGCTGCTTCATTCTGCAGGGCTGCGCTCCAGTTGGGAACGAGCGCATTTATGGTCCTTGTGAAGCCAAGAAGGTCTTTTTCCCCCGTCCAGACATCATACAGCTGCCCACGGGCATCTCCGAAGCCATGGCCCGTCTCCTGCCGCACCTGGAGAAAGGTGTGCTGGTGTGGGTGGCCCCAGACGGTGTGTTCATCAAGCGCTTCTGCCAGGGCAGAGTGTACTGGGACGGCCCTCTGGCAGAGAACAGGCAGAAACCAAACAAACTGGAGAGAGAGCGGACCTGCAAACTCCTGGACATGACCATCTTCATGCAAG AGTTACAGAACCATCGGCAGGGCATTGGTCCTGAGCCACAGTACACAGTCAACCTTTGCTTCGGAGAGGAGTTCCCTGACCCCAGCCAGACAAAGACCAAGAAGCTCATTACTGCACGA GTGATTCCTCTGTTTGCTGTAGAGTGTCTCCGCAGGCATAATGCACCTAATAATGTGGAGCTGAAGCAATCACCGCCACACAGGAAAACCAATGAATAA